TGTGCCTGCAACGCATCCACCAGAGCATTGGCGTCTTTCAGCTCAATCGCTTCGTAATCGTGGCGTGAATAGTAATTGCGCCCGTATTCCGCCCAATGCTTGCGCACGATGTTTTCCACCGAATCCTGCTTTTCTGCCAGCAAGTTCAACCAGAACAACACTGCCCACAACCCGTCTTTTTCGCGCACATGATCAGAACCTGTACCAAAGCTCTCTTCGCCGCACAAGGTGATCTTGCCTGCATCCAACAAATTGCCGAAAAACTTCCAGCCGGTTGGGGTTTCAAAGCACGGGATACCCAGTTTCGCCGCGACCCGATCCGGCGCTTGGCTGGTCGGCATGGAACGCGCAATGCCCGAAATGCCATCTTTGTAACCCGGAATCAAACGCGCATTCGCCGCCAAAATCGCAAGGCTATCGCTAGGGGTGACAAAAAAACGCTTGCCCAGAATCATATTACGATCGCCGTCACCATCGGAGGCTGCGCCGAAATCAATGTCGGAATTCCGCGCATACAGCAGTGCCATCAACTCATGGGCGTGCGCTTGATTCGGGTCAGGATGCCCGCCACCAAAATCTGCCAACGGTTCGCCCTGAATGACAGAGCCAACAGGTGCGCCCAAACGTTCCTCCAGAATACGATGCCCGTAAGGCCCCGTTACCGCGTGCATTGCATCGAAACGCATCTTGAAATGGTCGGATTTCAGCAATGCGGCAATCTTGTCAAAGTCGAAAATGGTTTCCATCAGCGCCAGATAGTCACTAACCGAATCCACCACCTCCACCTGCATTCCAGCAAGCTGGTACGTCCCCAGCTTGTCAACCGGAATCGGGT
The window above is part of the Thiothrix winogradskyi genome. Proteins encoded here:
- a CDS encoding alpha-D-glucose phosphate-specific phosphoglucomutase; the encoded protein is MTIQTIKTTPFDDQKPGTSGLRKSVKQFKKPDYLQTFVQAIFNTLDNVQGSTLILGGDGRYFNREAIQIILRMAAAAGFGRVILGQGGILSTPAASNLIRQYQALGGIILSASHNAGGPEGDFGIKFNGANGGSAPESMTEAMFAAAKQIHEYHIVPLNPIPVDKLGTYQLAGMQVEVVDSVSDYLALMETIFDFDKIAALLKSDHFKMRFDAMHAVTGPYGHRILEERLGAPVGSVIQGEPLADFGGGHPDPNQAHAHELMALLYARNSDIDFGAASDGDGDRNMILGKRFFVTPSDSLAILAANARLIPGYKDGISGIARSMPTSQAPDRVAAKLGIPCFETPTGWKFFGNLLDAGKITLCGEESFGTGSDHVREKDGLWAVLFWLNLLAEKQDSVENIVRKHWAEYGRNYYSRHDYEAIELKDANALVDALQAQLPGLVGKQFGALTVGATDNFTYTDPVDGSVSKNQGIRILFTDGSRIIFRLSGTGTQGATLRVYLENYEADVSKHDQEVQDALADLLAIVQQVARIEHFTGREAADVVT